The Oncorhynchus keta strain PuntledgeMale-10-30-2019 unplaced genomic scaffold, Oket_V2 Un_contig_26591_pilon_pilon, whole genome shotgun sequence DNA segment ccatcacaaccatccatccatcacaaccatccatccatccatccatccatccatccatccatccatccatcacaacCATTCATCCAtcacaaccatccatccatccatcacaaccatccatccatccatccatccatccatcacaaccattcatccatccatcacaaccatccatccatccatcacaacTATTAATCCATCCATCAcaactatccatccatccatccatcacaaccatccatccatccatcacaaccatccatccatcacaaccatccatccatcacaaccatccatccatccatcacaaccatccatccatcacaaccatccatccatcacaaccatccatccatcacaactatctatccatccatcacaactattcatccatccatcacaactatccatccatccatccatccatccatccatccatccatgagaTTTCGTACCAATCATCATGAACTGAAAGGCGTTGTCAGACACGGAGAAGATATGGGGTGGAGCCTccaccctcttcttccctctgtaGGCGTTGACAACCTCTTCGTCGTACACAGGGAGCCACTTGTAGGGGTTCACCGTGGCACAGAAGAGCCCAGAGTAGGTCTGGATGAAAGCATAAATAATTTAGGAGATTAACAAAGTCAGATGTACTTTTACCTGGATTTATGTGAGGATGTGGGTGTACTTTGGTAAACTGATGTGGGTCTCCTGTATTGATATGTTTTGGTTTCTACTATTCATTTatgtgtagtactgtatgtgtatatttattatgttcatgtatgtgtgtgtttgtatgtgcaggTTTCTTACATAGATCATCCATGCTGCATAACGCTCTTTGAGGTTATACAACACAGAGGCTTCATTCAGGTAGGTCATCATGGCCATGTCCTCAATCTTGTCGTACTTAGGGGGGTTCATCTCATAGATGTCTGCATCTTTGAACTCTTTTCCTTCCTGAAACAGTCAGAAATCTAATTTACACGCAGATCAAACTGGAAATGACTGAATGCTTTTTGTTCATTAAATACAAGTTTAATCGAAAAAAATGCATATACACATATACTCCAACTAATTTGTTATCACCCACTGACACATAACTGGTGATTGTTGACTGGTCAATTACAAACAATCCATGTCATTTTTTAATAGCAGCGATAAAAATGATGTGTTTGAAGGTTATATTCTGCTTGCAAAAATGCAAATGCCAATGTGTATATTTACATAATTGGAGAATTAGAGTAATTGCACAAACTTGAACTTGAATACTTTTCAGATCAGACTTACATCCTTACTGCCGTCAGGTTTCgtgactgttacagtacactTCCCGTCGGCCCTGGCAGTGATCAGACCCTTGAGGTACAACTCCACCTTGTCTGTCACGTAGCAGGAGTTCTTTGAATCAAAGGGTGCGGCTTGTGCCTCAATCCTTTCCCTCTCAGGCTTACGGAGGTATATGGCAGCCTTGCCGTAGATTTGCATCTCCGCGTCCGTACTCATGGTGACGGATAACTAGGAAAGAGATGAAACAAGAAACATGATTGACTCTGTGGTGCTTCCTCCCCAGTCAACAGAGTTAGGTGAGTTGTATCTCGCTCAGAACATTCTCATCACTTTTTATGTGAAGAGTCAAACTGTGTCTCACCTTATTTTTCCCCTCCTACAGATGAATGTGTACTTCTTGGAGGACCCTGTGAAACATTAGAGTGTTGGAAAAAACACACAAGTCATTTAGCCCCGAAGGGGCATTACAGCCATGTCCAATTTAATTACAGGTGCAACTGGTAACTTTAATTTTCCTAGTGGCAACTCACTTTACTACATATTCTGTCAGGAATTCAAATAAATTCCCATAAAACCCAGTTACATTCTAGAACACCCTTTCAAGTGCAGGAGCACCACTTTTGACTGTAAATGAAAGTCACAGATTTGATGTAAAACacaaaataaagaaatacatatttttaaataAATTCCACTTGTTTGCATATTGTCAAAACTTACAAGAGACATGCAGAAGTCAATTCAAACAGTGCAGTTAGCTACTGCCTCAGATGCTGAGTACAAAGATGAGATAAATGTAAACATCTAAGGAGGTGGAGAGGTCTTACCACAGAGGAAGAAGGTATCTGACTTATGGATGCTGGGGCCTCAGCCTCCTTATATCTGGTTGGAAGTGCCAACCAAGCAAAAGTTAATTATGGACCACTCTGGGAAAGGACATGAATTGGATGAGAGAGGTGTTTATTTCTGTGTCTCACTAGCCCCTCCCACTTCCAGGAGCACCACACTCCCATGACATTACTTTTTAATGTCATATTTGTCTCTGAATTGAATTTCACTGAATTTACATAAATGATAGATGTCATGACTAATAATTATGACAATATCAAAAGTTTGATTCATCCCAATGTTACTTCTACTGAACGTCATATACTGTAATAGACTGAGTCCATGTTGCCCCACTACAACTAAAATACTTTTCATTAAATCTAATCTGACTTTATCTAGTTCCATTTTAGTGGCATTAATCCTAATCAACAACTTTATATATATGTTTACCTGTTATTTATATTGTTTAGCTTGTAAACACATCTGAACTGTCTCCTCACCTC contains these protein-coding regions:
- the LOC127922657 gene encoding myosin-13-like, whose amino-acid sequence is MSTDAEMQIYGKAAIYLRKPERERIEAQAAPFDSKNSCYVTDKVELYLKGLITARADGKCTVTVTKPDGSKDEGKEFKDADIYEMNPPKYDKIEDMAMMTYLNEASVLYNLKERYAAWMIYTYSGLFCATVNPYKWLPVYDEEVVNAYRGKKRVEAPPHIFSVSDNAFQFMMIGTKSHGWMD